A region from the Vibrio sp. SS-MA-C1-2 genome encodes:
- a CDS encoding L-serine ammonia-lyase: MISVFDIYKIGVGPSSSHTVGPMKAGKQFIDDLHHQGRLTQITKITSDIYGSLSLTGKGHHTDIATILGLAGNTPESVVIDEIPSIIKRVEQQQKLEITCYQHSVEFPIEEGVKFHNSNLSLHENGMQIHAWIDDQVVYSKTYYSIGGGFIVDEENFGKSTTTNGDIPYPFTTADELLAQCHESGLSISTLVMKNEESVNCGKELKQRFAAIWQTMNECLERGLTTEGVLPGPLRVPRRAPTLFQQLKATEHQTTDPMAVIDWVNMYAFAINEENAAGGRVVTAPTNGACGIIPAVLAYYNKFIHPVTEQEYIRYFAASGAIGTLYKRNASISGAEVGCQGEVGVACSMAAAGLAELMGGSPEQVCIAAEIGMEHNLGLTCDPVAGQVQVPCIERNGIAAVKAINSSRMALRRTSSPRVSLDKVIETMLETGKDMNAKYRETSQGGLAIKVIC, from the coding sequence ATGATAAGCGTATTTGATATATATAAAATTGGTGTCGGCCCTTCAAGTTCACACACTGTCGGACCTATGAAAGCAGGCAAACAGTTTATTGATGATCTGCATCATCAAGGACGTTTAACTCAAATAACTAAAATTACTTCAGATATTTATGGTTCACTTTCTCTCACGGGTAAAGGTCACCATACGGATATTGCAACAATTCTTGGTTTAGCTGGAAATACCCCTGAATCTGTTGTGATTGATGAGATCCCCTCAATCATCAAGCGTGTTGAGCAACAACAGAAGCTAGAGATTACTTGCTATCAACACAGTGTTGAGTTTCCCATAGAAGAGGGAGTGAAGTTCCACAACTCTAATCTTTCACTTCATGAAAATGGCATGCAGATCCACGCTTGGATCGATGACCAAGTTGTCTACTCTAAGACTTACTACTCAATCGGTGGTGGTTTTATTGTAGATGAAGAGAATTTTGGTAAAAGTACAACAACTAATGGCGATATCCCCTACCCATTCACCACTGCTGACGAACTTCTAGCTCAATGTCATGAAAGTGGGTTATCAATTAGTACTCTTGTGATGAAAAATGAAGAGTCTGTTAATTGTGGAAAAGAATTAAAACAACGTTTTGCCGCCATTTGGCAGACGATGAATGAATGTTTAGAACGTGGTTTAACCACAGAAGGCGTATTGCCGGGGCCATTAAGAGTCCCTCGTCGCGCACCGACGTTATTCCAACAATTAAAAGCGACCGAACATCAAACCACCGATCCAATGGCAGTTATTGATTGGGTTAATATGTATGCTTTTGCAATCAATGAAGAAAATGCAGCAGGCGGACGTGTTGTTACCGCACCAACTAATGGTGCTTGTGGGATTATTCCTGCGGTATTAGCTTATTACAACAAGTTTATTCACCCTGTTACAGAGCAAGAATATATCCGTTATTTTGCAGCATCAGGCGCCATTGGAACCTTATACAAACGTAATGCTTCCATCTCAGGTGCAGAAGTCGGCTGTCAGGGTGAAGTTGGAGTTGCTTGTTCAATGGCAGCTGCAGGTTTAGCTGAATTAATGGGAGGAAGCCCTGAGCAAGTCTGTATTGCTGCTGAAATCGGGATGGAGCATAACTTAGGCTTAACCTGTGATCCCGTAGCAGGACAAGTGCAAGTTCCATGTATTGAGCGAAATGGTATTGCAGCAGTGAAGGCAATTAACTCATCACGGATGGCGTTACGTCGTACCTCTAGCCCTCGAGTCTCTTTAGATAAAGTGATTGAGACTATGTTAGAGACAGGTAAAGATATGAATGCAAAATACCGTGAAACCTCTCAAGGTGGGTTAGCAATCAAGGTTATCTGCTAA
- a CDS encoding aromatic amino acid transport family protein produces the protein MNSTTSTINSTAKSSKWNYQDITWCLSLFGTAVGAGVLFLPIKAGAGGFWPLVILALIAAPMTWFSHKSLARFVLSAKDKNADITDTVEEHFGKTGANIITFAYFFAIYPIVLIYGVGITNTVDSFLVNQFGMESIPRWLLSGGLIALMTMGVLFGKELMLKATSAMVYPLVFILLALSVFLIPDWNTSMMEVAPDWSTMPSVIWLSIPIIVFSFNHSPIISQFAKEQRLKYGEQAAEKTDRITGGAALMLMVFVMFFVFSVVLSLNPAQLAEAKAQNISILSYLANVHDSGVISYLGPIVALAAITSSYFGHFLGAHEGLTGLIKSRSAMPVSKIQKGSLIFIVLTTWIVAIINPSILGMIETMGAPMIAAILFLLPIFAMNKVPAMAKLKTSKPVQIFTVLCGIGAITSVIYGAL, from the coding sequence ATGAATTCTACAACTTCAACTATTAACTCAACGGCAAAGTCGAGCAAATGGAACTATCAAGATATCACTTGGTGTCTATCATTATTTGGTACCGCTGTCGGTGCTGGTGTTCTTTTCTTACCAATTAAAGCGGGCGCAGGTGGTTTTTGGCCATTAGTTATTCTTGCTCTAATCGCAGCTCCGATGACATGGTTCTCTCATAAATCATTGGCTCGTTTCGTTTTATCCGCTAAAGATAAAAATGCAGATATCACGGATACTGTTGAAGAACATTTTGGAAAAACTGGCGCAAACATTATTACTTTCGCATACTTTTTTGCCATTTATCCAATTGTTTTAATTTACGGTGTAGGTATCACTAACACAGTTGATTCTTTTTTAGTTAACCAGTTCGGTATGGAATCAATTCCTCGTTGGTTATTATCTGGTGGTTTAATTGCACTAATGACAATGGGTGTTCTATTCGGTAAAGAACTGATGCTGAAAGCAACGTCAGCAATGGTATATCCACTTGTCTTTATCCTTTTAGCACTTTCTGTATTCTTAATTCCAGATTGGAACACCTCAATGATGGAAGTTGCACCAGACTGGTCAACAATGCCAAGCGTTATTTGGTTATCAATTCCAATCATTGTGTTCTCATTTAACCACAGCCCAATCATCAGCCAGTTCGCAAAAGAACAACGCCTAAAATATGGTGAGCAAGCAGCAGAAAAAACAGACCGTATTACTGGCGGTGCTGCACTTATGCTGATGGTTTTCGTGATGTTCTTTGTATTCTCTGTTGTATTGTCTTTAAACCCAGCTCAACTTGCTGAAGCAAAAGCTCAAAACATTAGTATTCTTTCTTACTTAGCTAACGTTCATGATTCTGGCGTTATCTCTTACTTGGGTCCTATCGTTGCACTTGCTGCGATTACTTCAAGCTACTTTGGTCATTTCCTTGGTGCTCATGAAGGTCTAACGGGGCTAATTAAATCTCGCTCAGCAATGCCAGTAAGTAAAATTCAGAAAGGTTCATTAATCTTCATCGTTCTTACAACTTGGATTGTTGCTATCATCAACCCAAGCATCCTAGGTATGATTGAGACAATGGGCGCACCAATGATTGCGGCAATCTTGTTCTTACTGCCTATATTTGCAATGAATAAAGTCCCTGCAATGGCGAAACTCAAGACATCTAAACCTGTACAAATCTTTACGGTTCTATGTGGTATCGGCGCAATCACTTCGGTTATTTACGGCGCGCTATAA